In Ostrea edulis chromosome 6, xbOstEdul1.1, whole genome shotgun sequence, a single window of DNA contains:
- the LOC125683254 gene encoding uncharacterized protein LOC125683254: MVVFMQIFILHAFYLKWIVCAEEGVCYIGDSNKTIECCSGFRKIKSECTECVGFFGDNCEKQCVDGYFGKSCKEVCNCTKSETCNQYVGCIENKSKLDSEKAPTKKDNKEACPLVRLMVPAITTLLILSFIMCFMICLYRTRRQGKYKVDQAMKMKSIPQKKSQNIQLIRYISNAHEHRQYSDIDITKYTYNREFEKHVTHDYSRIIFTKFTSVDIPADQYSTVIIRKPHVLEDGESESSTDTSDGGDMQERLRHPSTGQRSAGNSFTDQRNAQNSRPYSLVHPNGFDEV; the protein is encoded by the exons ATGGTCGTTTTTATGCAGATTTtcatattacatgcattttatctAAAATGGATTGTTTGTGCAGAAGAAGGAGTATGCTATATAGGAGATTCAAA TAAGACGATAGAATGTTGTTCTGgctttagaaaaataaaaagtgAATGCACTG AGTGTGTTGGTTTCTTCGGAGATAATTGCGAAAAACAATGTGTGGATGGATATTTCGGAAAATCGTGTAAAGAGGTTTGCAACTGTACTAAATCAGAAACCTGTAATCAGTACGTGGGGTGCATCGAAAACAAAAGTAAAC TAGATTCGGAAAAAGCACCAACTAAGAAAGACAACAAAGAAGCATGCCCGCTTGTTAGACTAATGGTTCCTGCAATAACGACTTTGCTGATTCTAAGTTTCATCATGTGTTTTATGATCTGCTTATATAG AACACGAAGACAAGGAAAGTATAAAGTGGACCAAGCCATGAAAATGAAGTCAATCCCACAGAAAAAGTCACAAAACATTCAGTTGATTCGTTACATCAGCAATGCACACGAACATAGACAATACAGTGACATCGATATTACGAAATACACGTATAATAGAGAATTTGAAAAGCACGTGACACATGACTACAGTCGAATCATATTCACTAAATTTACGTCAGTGGATATCCCAGCAGACCAGTACAGTACGGTCATCATACGTAAGCCACACGTACTGGAGGATGGAGAAAGTGAAAGCAGCACAGACACTTCTGATGGAGGAGATATGCAAGAACGTTTGAGACACCCCTCCACTGGCCAACGTAGTGCAGGAAACTCTTTCACTGACCAACGTAATGCACAAAACTCGAGACCTTATAGTCTAGTTCACCCGAATGGATTTGACGAAGTCTGA